ggacatgactgagcgattgagctgaactgaaagagaaaaaaaaagaaaatgtgaacagGGCGGGAAGactcagtgcagggaaatcaCGCGAATGTACCTTTGTGATGACATATGAACAGAGTGGGTCAGAGAGGCTCAAAGCTGAATGTACACAGAGATTACCCGAGGACCTTAAAAAGGGTGTAAGTCAATTGGCACTGAGTACTGTTCCTTACAAGTGTTCAGCAAATGATTGTTTGTGTTGCTGTTCTTGTAAATAGAATCTTGAAAGTCTGCAAAACCACAGGGGACGATATTCTCCCTTCCTCCTGAAACTCTGCCTCCTAGTCAGTATCTAAAAAACTTTTCTTGGTCCCGAGGCAtaggggatcttagctcctcacccaggatttgaactcacaCCCTCTGTTTTgtaaggtgaagtcttaaccactggactgcagggaagtccctgcggTCTGAATTTTGATTACCTTATTTGTGGGTTAATTTTATGGGTCAACTTGGCTGGGCCATGGTgctcagatatttggtcaaacctCATCTTGGAAGttaaagggaattttttttttgaggggatgAGATTTATTTTATGTACGTGATTAATCTATTTGCTGTTTTTACATATGTTTCGTTTTTTTCCAGCTTTCCTGAGATATATATGATCTGTAACTATGTAAGATTAggtatacaatgtgatgattcaatacatacatatattatgtgAAATGATTACCGTAATAAGGTTACTTAACACCTTGATCACCTTGCAAAGTTAccgtttgtgtctgtgtgtgttgagAGCATTTAAGACTGACTTTCTTATCAATTTCCAACTACACAATATTAGATCTCCAGAATTTGTTTATCCAGAACTGAAAATGTGTACCCTTTGATCAACACTGCTCATTTCCCCCACTCtctcagcccctggtaaccaccaatctactctctgtttctaagaGTTtagcttttttagattccacatataaatgaaataatatggtGCTTGTCTCTCTCTggcttcaaagaagaaaaaaaatggttctCTCATGCATCTTTGTTCATCTCTTTCTCTATAATATTGCTCATGGCAATGCTATAGGGTAAAACTCTAACCCGGAGAGTTAGAGACAGTCAGTAAAGAGCAAGTTTTCCATACTAATCGGTGGACACTGGATTTTGGCAATCCAGTTTTAGCTCTCTGCAGGGTAAGTGCCGTCAACCCCTTCCTATGCTTTACTGCATCTCTAAATGATTCAGCCTGAATACAGAATTAAAACTCAACCCGACGGCATGCTCTATTAGTCCGGGATCATGTGTGCAAACCGCAAAAGTTGGCGTTGGTTAATTTAgacagtgctgtgcttagttgcgcagtcgtgtctgactcatcgcgacccccatggactgcaacctgccaggctcctctgtccatggggattctccaggcaagaatactggagtgggttgccatgccctcctccagggggatcttcccaacccagagatcgaacccaggtctctcgcgttgcaggaggattctttaccatctgagtcaccagggatacAATTTAGACAGAGAAGCAACTTCTTGCAGATTATATTAGGAGAGGCTCATGAGCACTGCAAAGTAGGTGAAAACTTCAgagctgaaagaaatgaaagtttgGTTCTTGACAAGTGCAGGTGAAGGTGACGTGAAGGAAACCCACCAGGCCCTTCTATGTGGTgcgctttctctctctcaacTTTAGGgtcctttattctttcttctcagagaaggcaatggcaccccactccagtactcttgcctggaaaatcccatggatggaggagcctggtagactgcagtccatggggtcactaggagtcggacacgacggagcgacttcactttcacttttcactttcatgcattggagaaggaaatggcaacccactccagtgttcttgcctggagaatcccagggacgggagagcctggtgggctgccgtctatggtgtcgcacagagtcggacacgactgacatgacttagtggcagCAGCATTCTTTCCTCTACATCCAGTTTCTCTTGAGTTTGAAAATTCAATTTCTCTGTGATGGAGGAACGTATCTGAAACGACATCCATCCACAGTGGCCACCTGGCTCTATTTGAATGCTTGAGCCACAgtcactccattttttttttttaaataattttatttatttatttttggatgtgctgggtctttgttgctgcacgcaggctttctctagttgtggctccaTGGGttccggagcacaggctcagtagttgtggcacaggggcttagctgctctgcggcatgcaGAATCCTCcaggaccaggggtcgaaccagtgtcccctacatcggcaggcagattcttacccactgcgccaccagggaagtccaagcctcattcttttttttaattttaatatttatttatttggtcatgttgggtcttagttgcagcatgcagaatctttagttgcaacgtgtgggatctagttctctgaccagggatggaacccaggccccctgcactggaagtgtggagtgttagccactggactgccagggaagtctgagccTCATTCCAACACTTCATCTAATCAGCACCCATGTTTCTACCTTTGGTCTTGTCTCAATTATcacttattttttctgttttaaaaaaattattaaagcaatgaattttaatacattttattttttagagaagttttaggtgcacagaaaaattgagcagaagatacagagatttctcatataACCCACACCCCCTTACATGAACAGCCTCCCCATAATCAAAATTCCCCAACATTGGTTCTGATCTATGGACccacattgacacatcattacCACCCAGAGTTCatacacttttttaaaaggaCCCAGTTTTACACAATCAGCAAGTTAAAGTGCTGAGGCTAGAATATATGTACCAAAACCTTATGGTCCATAATCAAAATCCCAAATTTATTTACAGCCAATCACCTTCCATTCGTATCTCagaataaaattcttttaatgaGAGTTttacatgctcctttcccaatcaAAATTGTAACGTCTTTCCCATGAGAACTATTAAACGTCTTCATGCCCTCCCCTAAATAAATCTCACTATCAGTCACAGTATTTCCAAACCCTGTCCTTGTTATAATTCCGGGTCAGTGAACACCATGCTTTCCCAAACGAATCCCCGTCCTCGGTACATTCCCAGTAAATGAGGCGTCTGTACCAGAAGGGAAACACACATTTTGCAAAGTCtacagagaagagagaggcaaTCAAAATAagaactctttttattttgtaccttGTCTctgccatcacacacacacacacacgtgcatgcacacacgttCCCACTCCCATCTGCTCTACTCTGTTCCACCATAAGCATATGCAAAACAGTATTGGTGAGGGATTGAGGTTCTGCTGAAAGGTTTCTTTTCAAGGTAACATGGTTGAAGCACTCAGATGCTTGGTGCAATGTGATTTTTCTGACCGTCAGAGAACAATGCATCCCTTATTTCACAATTTAATTGACTGTGAATTCCCTTTGCAGAACCCTCTTGTGATCtcacccaccccctgcccacaTCCCCAAGACCAATATCACCACCTTGAATTCCAAGTCACGACTCTCACCTTCTTCAGAACAGTACTTCCAATATCCTTCATAAGTTTCATTCAAGGAACACCACTTGTGTTTTACCTTGAACTGGACACAGTCATAGAAGATTCCATCTCTATAGCGGAATGGAAAGAAACACTTGCCCTCTAGAGAAAACAAAGATTCAGGTCATCCCTTTCTGGGACTGTTCATTGAGAGGTGACATTACTTTCCTGCTGGGGGCTGGAAGGGGGTTTGTACTCAGAATTCAGAATCAGGACCCaattttattgaacatttattgagtcaCACAATATAGCGGAGCTGCGGGAACTCTACTAAtaaaggttttttgtttgcttgtttgttttatactCCTACATCCGTCCCACTATTTTCTAGGGCATCAACCGTCTTGAAATTTTGCTCAGCATTTAACCCCAGTTCCAGAAATATACCTTAAGCTTAGAAACATAACTGTGGGCATCTATCTATTAAATGATTACCACCACCTCCTGCCACATCTCTTTTCTTCATCCTCTTTCACCATCGTACACCCTCATCCTCACACGCACACATAGGCACGAACACACACAGCTATTTATACTATTATATTTGTGGTTTATTTCCATACTTGATCATGTCAATATGAGGTATTTCTCACCCCCAGCActatttttgtttataatattcCTAATTACTACTGGACACTTTTTTTCTATATGAACTTTAAAATCAGGTATTTTTGTATTAGACTGGCAGAAATTAAAGAGTAGAAACAGGTAGAGCCAGTGAAATTTCAGAGTGGCTTCTCcatcttgtttctgttttgtttcttggctgcaccatgtgggatctaagctccctgaccagggatcgaaccccagtcacctgcactgcaaggcagattcttaatcaatagaccaccagggaagtccctatattacACTTtatgaaaggaggaaaaagattATCTTTTTTAACCAGGAAAATATCCCACTGATTTCcccatttttacaatttttttttaaaaacatgcttttGAGCAGAAGTTTTCCGATCAACTTACCTTTGACTTCTGGGAGATGAGTTATAGTTTCTGCAAAATAAATTTGAAGTCGACAGTTACTTCATTATTCTCACATCTTCCATCCAAGAACACGGCATGATTGTCTACTTTTTCAGGAATGTGGTTTCTGTTCTTCAATATGATTATATCATTTGCTTTATATAAGTCCTGCATATTTCTTGCTGATGTAACCCCAAAACATTTTGTGACATTGATATAAAACAGAATGACTTCATTTTCTATCAGTGTCTAGTTGGTTCTTACCAGTTTAGAGAAAAACTACTGATTAATGGATTAATATGTCCATCTGCAATTCAGTCATATAGCCTGATTCTCTTTCTAAAGCTAGTCATCTACTAGTCTTCCTAAGGACTTTAAGTATACAAGCATGAAATAATTTTGCCTGTTATGTTCTGTAGGCTTACAGATAAGTTCCTTTTGAAAATCGCACATACATGAGGACCACCTCTTTCCAATGATTTTCATCGGTTCTATTTACAATAGACACCTCAGTGGTTTCCTGGTTTTAGTTGGAATGACATTAGGATTAAGGATGTTCATTTCAGCATTGTTCATAacagtaaaagaaaagagaaaagaatccaaaaatatCAATCACTAagggaattttaaaacaaaatacagcTTTATAATATCATACAGACATCAGAAAAGATGAGCATATACATAGATATGGAAACATTTATACTTTGTTTTCAGATGACAAAgggcattttctgttttatttcattctgtaagATGCTATTTTTGCAAAAATGAAATCatgttataaaattatatgtaatgAAGATATTTGATGATCTAAAAATATTATCAGCAAAGAGTTCAGTAAgattatgatttttctcttttttttccttagctaTTTTTAACATGGAATGTCCTTTATCTTATACACAAGCACATAATAAAGCAGTTTCATGAAAAATATGATTTCTTaccaggaaaagaagtacattatTCAATTGCTTCACATTttattgcaaaattttaaaagacttttcaaCTCACCCATAGTTGGTAAATATGTATCTGAAAGAcacaattttaaacaaattttcatTTCACTAGATTtagcctttaaaataaaataaaataaatactttaccAAATTATTctagtaaaaataatattttaaaggtaaaaattcAATGTTTATTTCCAGTGGTGTTATTGTGGGTGacttctaattttttcttttgctttaactGTACTTTCCAAATTTTGTGAGTGAATAAGGCACAAATTAAAGTTATTTTTGAAACAAAGACATTCAGCAGGCAAAAGTAAAGGATTTACTTTTTCCACCTTCCCTACAAAATAAATCACAcaataataggaaaaaatgtattttatcatttcaccattatttcttgttttgttttattctatttcttttcagtaCTGTCAGCAAAGTACAATTTGAAGCAACCATTTACTTAACTGTCTTAAAATGAGGTCCAATTAGTTTTAGCGTCTATTAAAAAAGGATCTTTTCAACAATTTCTCGggtttgttgtgaggattaaatcaaAAACATACGTTTTGGGCTCTGCCCAGTAGAGAGCAGTTAGCGAGCACTTCGAATATGGTAGCAATTGTACTGCAACAATCCTGATTATTTTCTACCATCAAGTGGAAAACTTATTCAAGCTTGCAATGggatgtgcttagtcgcttcattcgtgtctaactctttgcaaccccatggactgcagcaggccaggctttcaTGTCCATACATTCAgtatgccacccaaccatctcatcccctgtcgtccccttctcctcctgccttcagtctttcccagcatcagggtcttttccaaagagtcagttcttcgcattaggtggccaaagtattggagcttcagcctcagcatcagtccttccaatgaatattcggggttgatttcctttaggactgactggtttgatctccttgcagtccaactgactctcaagagtcttctccaacaccacagttcaaaagcatcaattctgtggcactcagctttctttatagtccaagtctcacacccacacatgactactggaaaaaccatagtttgactagacagactttgtcggcaaagtgatgtctctgctttttaatacgctgtctagtttgatcatagcttttcttccaaagagcaagggtcttttaatttcacggctgcagtcaccatctgtaatgattttggagcccaagaaaataaagtcagtcactgtttccaacCACAGTGCCTCagattttcttctataaaatgaggacCAAAACTTTACCTACCCCAAGGGACTGttaagggggtggcagagggtgagatggttggatggcatcattgactccctggacatgagtctgaggaaactcCCGGAGATAGCgaagggacaggggagccaggtgggcttcagtccatggggttgcaaagaatgggacatgactgagccattgaACAACAAGGAACTGTTAGGAGGAACAGATTATTACGCatataaagtacttagaatagtgcctgaaaCAAAGAACTTAATAGCTTGTAACTGCTATTGTTACCCAGAATGTTATAACTACTGAaatattatcaccatcatcatcatcatcatcatttcatCACAACTGTCATCATTAATAAGATTCAAGCCAGTGTACAagacattgggttggccaaaagattTCATTCCAGGTTTTTGCATAATATCTTACGGGAAAACCCGAGCAGACTTTTGTGGCCAACCCAGTACTGGTTTCACAGTATCACCTGTGCTATATAAAAGTATAATGTGAGCCTCACTGCTTAATGctagaaatgttttcttccacTCACGCAGAAGGGAGAGCACTAGACAATTCGGAAATGCTTGCACGAcacaaagattttaaatatttttaaaaggagaccTGACCTAATCACAACAGCAAAGAATTACGCAGCATTcgtggtaggaatgtaaaatagtacagccCCCAAGAAGTTTCTCCGAAGATTCAAAACAGAATTGCCATAGGATCCAGGAACCCCAcatctgggtatttatctgagaGAACCGAAGCCAGGATCTTGACGAGATCTTCACTAGCATATCATATCATCGCAGCACTATCTACAGTAGccgagaaggcaacggcaccccactccagtactcttgcctggaaaatcccatggacagaggagcctggaaggctgcagtccatggggtcgctgagggtcggacacgactgagtgac
The genomic region above belongs to Budorcas taxicolor isolate Tak-1 chromosome 18, Takin1.1, whole genome shotgun sequence and contains:
- the LOC128063993 gene encoding binder of sperm protein homolog 1-like translates to MALPVGLLSVSIYWFHSVAGLQHGETITHLPEVKEGKCFFPFRYRDGIFYDCVQFKVKHKWCSLNETYEGYWKYCSEEDFAKCVFPFWYRRLIYWECTEDGDSFGKAWCSLTRNYNKDRVWKYCD